Proteins encoded together in one Epinephelus lanceolatus isolate andai-2023 chromosome 4, ASM4190304v1, whole genome shotgun sequence window:
- the LOC144462853 gene encoding extracellular calcium-sensing receptor-like produces MGPFLDRYFLLCLCLTLFFFSSSSLCSVSSSPPSSCKIRRKFRLNEMQKPGDVILGGLFEVHFTSVFPERTFTSEPQEPSCKGFDTLGFRHAVTMAFAIHEINNNSNLLPNVTLGYSLYDNCAALVVGFSAALSLASGREEQFLLKENCLGAPPVLGIVGDSYSTFSIAISNVLGLYRMPIVSHFATCTCLSDRQQFPSFFRTIPSDAFQVRAMIQILKHFGWTWVGLLVSDDDYGLHVARSFQSDLAQSGGGCLAYLEVLPWDSESSELRKIVHLIKTSTSRVVIVFAHEVHMIHLMEEVVKQNVTGQQWIASEAWTAVSVLQTPRFMPYLSGTLGIAIRRGDIPGLREFLLQIRPDQNDNNYENKMVRVRQFWEYTFQCKFDPAAEAGGAPCTGQEDLENVETEILDLSNLRPEYNIYKAVYALAYALDDMLRCAPGRGPFSGHSCATLQSMEPWQLVHYLQKVNFTTAFGDEVSFDENGDALPIYDIMNWLWLPNGRTKVQNVGEVKRLAFKGEELTINEDKIFWNFEFKEPPRSVCSESCPPGTRMARKKGEPECCFDCIPCSEGKVSNMTDSMECTSCPEDFWSSPQGDHCVPKETEFLSYHEPLGICLTTASLLGTFICTAVLVVFTCHQSTPMVRANNSELSFLLLVSLKLCFLCSLLFIGRPRLWTCQLRHAAFGISFVLCVSCILMKTMVVLAVFKASKPGGGAYLKWFGAVQQRGTVLALTCIQAAICTAWIVFASPMPHKNTQYHNDKIVYECLVGSTVGFGVLLGYIGLLAILSFLLAFLARNLPDNFNEAKLITFSMLIFCAVWVAFVPAYVNSPGKYADAVEVFAILASSFGLLVPLFGPKCYIILLRPERNTKKAIMGRGTT; encoded by the exons ATGGGGCCTTTTCTTGACAGATATTTcctcttgtgtttgtgtcttaccttgttctttttctcttcctcctctttatGCTCagtgtcttcctctcctccctcatcTTGTAAAATACGGAGAAAGTTTCGTCTTAATGAAATGCAAAAGCCTGGTGATGTGATTCTGGGTGGGCTGTTTGAGGTCCACTTCACCTCTGTCTTCCCTGAGCGAACATTCACCTCAGAGCCACAAGAGCCCAGCTGCAAAGG CTTTGACACTCTAGGGTTCAGGCATGCCGTGACCATGGCCTTTGCTATTCATGAGATCAACAACAACTCCAATCTGCTTCCAAATGTGACTCTGGGATACAGTCTTTATGATAACTGTGCGGCACTTGTCGTTGGATTCAGTGCTGCATTGTCACTGGCAAGTGGTCGAGAGGAACAGTTTCTGCTTAAAGAGAACTGTTTAGGAGCCCCTCCAGTCCTGGGCATTGTGGGTGATTCCTACTCAACATTTTCTATTGCCATCTCCAATGTATTAGGTTTATACAGAATGCCCATT gTGAGTCATTTTGCCACATGTACCTGCCTGAGTGATCGGCAACAGTTTCCATCCTTTTTTAGAACAATCCCAAGTGATGCTTTCCAG GTGCGTGCCATGATTCAGATTCTGAAACACTTCGGCTGGACTTGGGTTGGCCTTCTGGTCAGTGATGATGATTATGGACTCCATGTTGCCCGATCCTTTCAGTCTGACCTGGCTCAGTCTGGTGGAGGCTGTTTGGCCTATTTAGAGGTTTTGCCCTGGGACAGCGAATCAAGTGAACTCAGGAAGATTGTACATTTGATAAAGACATCAACGTCTCGTGTAGTCATTGTGTTTGCACATGAGGTTCACATGATTCATCTAATGGAAGAG GTGGTGAAGCAGAATGTGACAGGCCAGCAGTGGATAGCAAGTGAAGCCTGGACAGCAGTTTCTGTGCTCCAGACGCCCCGCTTCATGCCATACTTGAGTGGCACACTGGGCATTGCAATCCGTCGAGGAGACATACCTGGGCTCAGGGAATTCCTCTTGCAAATACGTCCTgaccaaaatgacaacaactatgaaaataaaatggtgAGA GTGAGACAGTTTTGGGAATACACTTTTCAGTGTAAATTTGATCCAGCAGCTGAAGCTGGGGGGGCACCATGCACTGGACAAGAAGATCTAGAGAATGTGGAGACTGAGATTTTAGATCTTTCTAACCTCAGGCCtgagtacaatatttacaaAGCTGTGTATGCTCTGGCATATGCTCTTGATGATATGCTGCGCTGTGCGCCTGGGAGAGGGCCTTTCAGTGGGCACAGCTGTGCTACTTTGCAATCAATGGAGCCATGGCAG CTTGTACATTATTtgcaaaaggtcaacttcaccaCAGCATTTGGTGATGAAGTGTCATTTGATGAGAATGGTGATGCCTTACCAATATATGATATCATGAACTGGCTGTGGCTCCCTAATGGACGAACTAAAGTTCAGAATGTTGGTGAGGTTAAGAGGTTGGCCTTCAAGGGTGAAGAACTCACAATCAATGAAGACAAAATTTTCTGGAACTTTGAATTCAAGGAG CCACCCCGCTCAGTGTGCAGTGAGAGCTGTCCTCCAGGTACCCGCATGGCCAGAAAGAAGGGGGAGCCTGAGTGCTGTTTTGACTGCATCCCTTGTTCTGAGGGGAAGGTCAGCAATATGACTG ACTCCATGGAGTGCACCAGCTGTCCAGAGGATTTCTGGTCCAGCCCCCAGGGTGACCACTGTGTTCCCAAGGAAACTGAGTTCCTCTCCTACCATGAGCCTCTGGGTATTTGTTTGACAACTGCCTCATTGCTGGGCACATTTATATGTACTGCTGTCCTGGTAGTCTTCACCTGTCATCAAAGTACACCCATGGTACGCGCCAACAATTCAGAACTGAGTTTCTTACTCTTGGTGTCACTCAAACTATGTTTCCTgtgttctttgttgtttatcGGACGTCCCAGGCTGTGGACATGCCAGCTGAGACATGCAGCATTTGGAATCAGCTTTGTGCTTTGTGTATCATGTATCCTGATGAAAACCATGGTGGTTCTGGCTGTGTTTAAGGCCTCCAAGCCAGGAGGTGGAGCCTATCTCAAGTGGTTTGGTGCTGTGCAGCAGAGAGGAACAGTTTTAGCTCTGACCTGCATTCAGGCAGCAATATGCACTGCTTGGATTGTCTTTGCCTCCCCCATGCCTCATAAAAACACTCAGTACCACAATGACAAGATAGTTTATGAGTGTCTAGTTGGCTCCACAGTTGGTTTTGGAGTGTTACTGGGCTATATTGGCTTACTGGCCATCCTCAGCTTCCTGTTAGCCTTCTTGGCAAGGAATCTTCCAGATAACTTTAATGAGGCCAAACTCATCACTTTCAGCATGCTGATCTTCTGTGCAGTATGGGTGGCCTTTGTCCCTGCTTATGTTAACTCTCCAGGAAAATACGCAGATGCAGTTGAGGTATTTGCCATCCTGGCCTCCAGTTTTGGTCTCTTGGTGCCACTGTTTGGACCCAAATGTTACATAATCCTGCTCAGACCAGAGAGGAACACAAAGAAAGCAATCATGGGTCGCGGAACAACTTAG
- the LOC144462854 gene encoding extracellular calcium-sensing receptor-like produces the protein MHKPGDVMLGGLFEVHYTSVLPELTFTSEPHQLICQGFDPPGFRHAMTMAFAIDEINKNSNLLPNVTLGYSLYDNCATLVIGFSAALSLASGREEQFLLEETCLGTPPVLGIVGDSFSTFSIATSDVIGLFKLPIVSYFATCSCLSDRQRFPSFFRTIPSDAFQVRAMIQILKHFGWTWAGLLVSDDDYGLHVARSFQSDLAQSGGGCLAYSEILPWGDNSAELKRIVTVMKTSTARVVIVFAHQIHMIQLMEEVVRQNVTGLQWMASEAWTAAAVLQTPRLMPYLGGTLGIAIRRGEIPGLRDFLLRIRPDLHDSNNFGHSMVRQFWEQTFQCRFASPPAGWMEAGEEPCTGDEDLESVETEFLDVSNLRPEYNIYKAVYALAYALDNMLQCEPGRGPFSRHSCATLQTLEPWQLTHYLQKVNFTTPFGDQVSFDENGDALPIYDIMNWLWLPNGRTKVQTVGVVRKLASKGEELTLDEDKIFWNFEFKQPPRSVCSKSCPPGTRMARKKGQPVCCFDCVPCSEGKSSNETDSMECTSCPEDFWSSAQRDHCVPKKTEFLSYHEPLGICLTAASLLGTFICAVVLVIFIYHRSTPMVRANNSELSFLLLVSLKLCFLCSLLFIGRPRLWTCQLRHAAFGISFVLSVSCILVKTMVVLAVFKASKPGGGASLKWFGPMQQRGTVLVLTSIQAAICTAWLVSSSPAPHKNTQYHNDKIVYECVVGSTIGFAVLLGYIGLLAILSFLLAFLARNLPDNFNEAKLITFSMLIFCAVWVAFVPAYVNSPGKYADAVEVFAILASSFGLLVALFGPKCYIILLRPERNTKKAIMGRGTKS, from the exons aTGCACAAGCCAGGTGATGTGATGCTGGGTGGGCTGTTTGAGGTCCACTATACCTCAGTCTTACCTGAGCTGACGTTCACTTCAGAACCACATCAGCTCATCTGCCAAGG CTTTGACCCTCCAGGGTTCAGGCATGCCATGACCATGGCCTTTGCTATTGATGAGATCAACAAAAACTCCAACCTGCTACCTAATGTGACTCTGGGATACAGTCTTTATGACAACTGTGCTACACTTGTAATTGGATTCAGTGCTGCATTATCATTGGCCAGTGGTCGAGAAGAGCAGTTTCTACTCGAGGAGACTTGTTTGGGAACCCCTCCAGTCCTGGGGATTGTGGGTGATTCCTTCTCAACATTTTCTATTGCCACCTCTGACGTGATAGGTTTATTCAAACTGCCCATT GTGAGTTATTTTGCCACATGTTCCTGCTTGAGTGATCGGCAAAGGTTTCCATCTTTCTTTAGAACAATCCCCAGTGATGCTTTTCAG GTGCGTGCCATGATTCAGATTCTGAAACACTTTGGCTGGACTTGGGCAGGTCTGCTGGTCAGTGATGATGATTATGGACTCCATGTTGCCCGATCCTTTCAATCAGACCTGGCTCAGTCTGGTGGAGGTTGTCTAGCCTACTCAGAGATTTTACCCTGGGGTGACAACTCAGCTGAACTAAAGAGGATTGTTACAGTGATGAAGACATCCACAGCTCGTGTGGTCATTGTGTTTGCACATCAAATCCACATGATTCAACTTATGGAAGag GTGGTGAGGCAGAATGTAACAGGCCTTCAGTGGATGGCCAGTGAAGCCtggactgcagctgctgttctCCAGACTCCACGTCTAATGCCGTACCTGGGTGGCACTCTGGGCATTGCCATCCGCAGAGGAGAAATACCAGGGCTCAGGGATTTTCTGTTAAGAATACGTCCTGACCTACATGACAGTAATAATTTTGGCCATAGCATG gTGAGGCAGTTTTGGGAGCAGACGTTCCAGTGTAGATTTGCTTCACCTCCAGCAGGTTGGATGGAGGCTGGGGAAGAACCGTGCACTGGTGATGAAGACCTAGAGAGTGTGGAGACTGAGTTTTTGGATGTTTCTAACCTCAGGCCtgagtacaatatttacaaGGCTGTGTATGCCCTGGCATATGCCCTTGATAACATGCTGCAGTGTGAGCCAGGGAGAGGACCTTTCAGCAGGCACAGCTGTGCCACTCTGCAAACATTGGAACCATGGCAG CTCACACATTACCtgcaaaaggtcaacttcactacACCATTTGGTGATCAAGTGTCATTTGATGAGAATGGTGATGCCTTACCAATATATGATATCATGAACTGGCTGTGGCTCCCTAATGGAAGAACTAAAGTTCAGACTGTGGGGGTTGTTAGGAAGTTGGCCTCCAAAGGTGAAGAGCTCACACTTGATGAAGACAAAATCTTCTGGAACTTTGAATTCAAACAG CCACCCCGGTCAGTGTGCAGCAAGAGCTGTCCTCCAGGAACTCGCATGGCCAGGAAAAAGGGGCAGCCTGTGTGCTGTTTCGACTGTGTCCCTTGTTCTGAGGGAAAGAGCAGTAATGAAACAG ACTCCATGGAGTGCACCAGTTGTCCAGAGGACTTCTGGTCCAGTGCCCAGCGAGACCACTGTGTTCCTAAGAAAACAGAGTTCCTGTCCTATCATGAGCCTCTGGGTATCTGCTTGACAGCCGCCTCACTGCTGGGCACATTTATCTGTGCTGTTGTCCTTGTAATCTTCATCTATCATCGCAGTACACCTATGGTACGTGCCAACAATTCAGAACTGAGTTTTCTGCTCTTGGTGTCACTGAAGCTATGTTTCCTGTGTTCTCTGCTGTTTATTGGACGTCCCAGGTTGTGGACATGCCAACTAAGACATGCAGCATTTGGGATCAGTTTTGTGCtttctgtttcttgtattttggtAAAAACCATGGTGGTTCTGGCTGTGTTCAAGGCCTCCAAGCCAGGAGGTGGAGCCAGCCTGAAATGGTTTGGTCCTATGCAGCAGAGAGGAACAGTTCTGGTTCTTACTTCTATTCAGGCAGCAATCTGCACTGCTTGGCTTGTCTCTTCCTCACCAGCTCCTCATAAAAACACTCAATACCACAATGACAAGATAGTTTATGAGTGTGTAGTTGGGTCCACAATTGGTTTTGCAGTGTTGCTAGGTTACATTGGCTTACTGGCTATCCTCAGCTTCCTGTTAGCATTCCTGGCAAGGAATCTTCCAGATAACTTTAATGAGGCCAAACTCATCACTTTCAGCATGCTGATCTTCTGTGCAGTGTGGGTGGCCTTTGTCCCTGCTTACGTTAACTCTCCAGGAAAATATGCAGATGCAGTGGAGGTATTTGCCATCCTGGCCTCCAGTTTTGGTCTCTTGGTGGCACTGTTTGGACCCAAATGTTACATTATCCTGTTGAGACCAGAGAGGAACACAAAGAAAGCAATCATGGGTCGCGGAACTAAGTCATAA